The Halorubrum sp. BV1 genome contains the following window.
CGAACTCGACGCGCTCGCCGACAACATCGAGGCGGACGGAGGGACTGCGCTGTCCGTCCCGACCGATGTCACAGCGGAAGATGACATCGACGCACTCGTCGAATCGACGCTCGACGCGTTCGGATCGATTGATATCCTCGTGAACAACGCGGGCGTGATGCTCTTGGAACCCGTCGAGCGCGCCGACCGCGAGAACTTCCGGCAGATGGTCGAAGTGAACTTGCTGGGGTTGATGAACCTCACCCACGCCGCCCTTCCGGTGATGCAAGAACAGGGCGCTGGTCACATCGTCAACATTTCGTCGACGGCCGGTCGGAACGCGAACGCGAACAGTTCCGGATACAACGCGACGAAGTTCGGGGTCAACGCGTTCACCGAAGCCCTTCGTCAGGAGGTTACCACCGAAGGCGTCCGAACGACGATCATCGAACCGGGCGCGGTCGACACCGAACTCCCGGATCACATTCCGGACGACGAGATCAAAGAACAGCTCGAAGCGGGCCTGCTCGACTCGATGACGCCGCTCCAGAGCGAGGATATCGCACGCGCGATCACGTACGCCGTGACCCAACCGCAGCACGTCAGCGTCAACGAGATGCTCGTCCGGCCGACAGACCAGCAACGTTGATATCGCTGAAGCGCGCGAGGCTTTCTCTTCGGGTCTCCTAACACCATCTGCGGGTCGTTCCGCTCCGAGACGTCGTACTGTTTCTGTCCGCCCCTCCCGCCGTTGCTTGAGCGCTCGGTACGCTGTCCTAGGACGACTGTCGAGCGGTGTTTCCGTGTCTTCTCTTCGTTCGGCCTCGGCACGAACGGTTTCGACTTGGTCTGGTGACCATGCCTGATGGAACCCTTGCCACCCGACTCATCGCCGGCGGAATCGGTGTCTTTCAGTCGTTCTTGTCGACGTGACTGTCGGACCGAGCGTCGTCGAACCCGTCGTCGCCGCGTCTAGTTTCCGGGTCGCTTTCGGACTGCTCGCGGTCCACTGCCGGCGCGGCGGCACTCTGAATAACCGAACCCTCAGTGGCCGCCGGTATCAACAAAAGTTGAGACCGCGGATCTCAATGCATAGGTAGTCAGTCCAATCCTGTCTCTTTTGGCAGGTGATTTATGAATGAGATTCTGTAGAGTACTTGGAGAACGAAACGCCCGAGAACTCAAGCGGAATATACTCACTCCCAGGGTTTGGAGCGGGGCTTTGACGTGACAGATTCGTCGTCAAGCGCGCGAGTGGGGGCTATAGAGGCGTCCGAGAGTAACTCACAGGTCACGGAATGCCGCGTCAAAATCATCGTCTTCGAACCCGGTAGAGTCAACATCTGCCTGTTCTTGGAGTCATCAATTTGTTCCACGAGTCGCCGGTATTCGTCATTCGGCTGGAGGTCTGACTCCGCTATCTCATTTTCAAGGACCGCCTTCGTCTGAAGCAACCGGTAGAGGTCGTCTACCGTTTCATCATACCGTTCCCGGGTTTGGCATTCGCTCGACCACGTCACGGATCTCGGCTTCCCCAACCGGTTTGGTGATGTAGTCATCGAATCCCACCCCGATAACGTCGAAATCAGGTGTCACCGCCGAGACCATCACGACACGCGTTCCCATCTCTTGCTCACGGATGCGCTTGAGCACCTCGTCACCAGACAGTCCAGGCATCCGCCGGTCCAAGAGGACAACATCGATCGTAGAATCAAAGATCTCGAGTGCCTCCTCTTCATTATATGCGACCTCGACAAGATACTCATCCCGGAGCTATACAGCCATCAGATCGGCGAGGCCCTGATTATCGTCGACAATCAATACCCCTCCTGCGTTGCTCGATGTATCGTCACTTATCGGATTCCTCCGGGTCTGCATCCTGCGTGTCGTCGGCTGTCCTCGACGAGGAATGAGGTTCGTCAGTGAACTCGACACCTGTGAATTCGAATCGCGCCCCGCCCGTACTACCGGAAGAGACAGTTACTTGCCAACCGTGAGCATCGGCGATCTGTTTCACGATATTCAGACCGAGACCCGTGCCCTGATCAGTCGTGTATCCCGGCTCGAAAAGCTGACCTCGGTCGCCTTCGGGGATGCCAGGGCCGTCGTCTTCGACGTAGAAGCCACGGTCTGAGTCAAGGTCTCCGATGGTGACAGCCACGTCCTCACCACCATGTTCGACCGCGTTTCGGAAGAGATTTTCTAGCAACTGTTTGAGCCGGGATCGGTCTGCCTGAAGTACGCTATCAGTCGTTGTGTGGATCTCGCTGTCGGTTGTTTCCACGTTCTGCCAACACTCATCGCTGAGAGCTTCGAGAGTGACTGCTTCGAAGTCCCCGATGGCTTGTCCCGTCCGAAAGAGCGTTAATAAATCCTCGATGAGTGTCTCCATCCGCTCGTGCGCATGCTCGATCGCGTCGAGATGCTCGCTCTCACACTCTTTTTGAGCCTGCTGTCGCTCCCCTCGTGCAACGTTCAGCGGGTTCTGAAGGTCGTGTGACACGATGCTGGCAAAGTCGAACCGCTCGTTCCGGTGTTTGAGTTCCCGCACGTACTGTTTGCGTTCGGAAATATCGGGGCTGATTCCGATCATTCCGATAATCTCCCCATCCTCGTCACGGTACGGGTATTTGTTATCGAGGAAGACGTGCTCCTCGCCATCGATGAACCGGACCGTCTCCGCGGACATCTCCTCGCCAGACTCCATAACCTGCTTATCATCGGCACGAATGTCGGCTGCGCTTTCAGCGTCGAACAGGTCCTCGTCGTGTTTGCCGATAATCTCTTCGGGCGTATAACCGAACAGCTCAGCGCCGCTTTCATTAATGAACTGATAGTAGCCCTCTCTATCTTTGATATAGATCGCTTCAGACGTGTTCTGCACGATCGCCTCTAGTTGCCGGGTTTTCTCTGCTAATTTTTCTTCACGTTCGATGCGTTCGGAGATGTCCCGGAAGATGCCGTACGTGACTGGACCGTCCGGAAGCGGGACCGTCTCGACACTGATCTCGACTGGGACGTGGTCCCCGTTGTCGGTAACTATATCGATGGGTGATCCATCGGGAAGTCGTCGCCTGGTTCCCCCCGTTTGAACGTGTTCCTCGAAGAGCTGCTGATAGAGGTCAGCCTGCTCGGAGGGATGGAGCTCTGATTGATGCGAGCCGGTGATTTTGTCACTCGCCATCCCGAGCAAGGTTTCGGCAGCGTCGTTGACCTCGATAACTTCGCCCGTCTCGCCATCGGCAACGAACACTGGATCCGGAGCCGCCCCAAGCAACGTTTCATACCGCTCTTTCAACTTTGAGAGTTCCTGTTCGCGCTCTTTGTGCTCGGAGATATCCCGACAGACAATAAGATGCAAACCTGGGACGATATCATGTGTCACCGTCCACTCGACGATTCGTTCTGAACCATCCGGCCGAACCAACGTTGCAGTCTCGCGTTGCAGTCCGGAATCTCGATCATCTCTCGGAATATCACGGAACTCAAAACAATCAGTGGTAAATTCGTCGAACGATCGACCTACTACCTTTTCTTTTGGAAGACCAAAGAGGTTGGCGGTACTTTCATTCGCCCGGAGGGTCTGCCCCTCGTCGTCGACAATCATCAGCGTATCGGCTGTTTCCTCGAAGATACGCTGGAAGAGGTCTCCAGACTGCTGTCTGATCGGCACTATCTCGTTGGTATCGTCGCTCTCCGTCCCCTCTATGGACTGCGGGAGCGTTATTGTGATCGTCGTACCTTCGTCGGAAACAGACGTTTCGATGTCTCCGCCGTGGCCCGTGACGACCCAATAGACCATCCAGAGACCGAGGCCTTCGCCGTGGATCAGCGGCTCTTCAGTTCCAGTTTCGAGTACCCGATATTCCTGTTCGGGGAGCCCTGGGCCATCGTCGGATATCTCTAATGTGATCGTTCCATGGTCGACTTCAGCGGAGACGGTCACCCTGGGGGCGTCTGGGTGCTTGCACGCGTTTTCGATCAACTCGTGGAGCGCCGCTTTGAGGTTCTGATATCCCGATATTGGCACCTCATCTGGTCCAGTGACTTCTATCGAGGCTGCAGGATACTCGCCTTCGATATCCGCACTCACCTGACGGATCAACGTCATTACGTCGAACGATTGGCGTTCGACATTTTCCCCCAGGAAGACATCGAGTTCCGTCGCTTTCTCGGCGAGGGATACAATTCTGTCCATGGCGGAGATGACCTC
Protein-coding sequences here:
- a CDS encoding SDR family NAD(P)-dependent oxidoreductase → MSTDPSSDLDEQVAIVTGASSGIGEATAEALASRGASVVLAARRENELDALADNIEADGGTALSVPTDVTAEDDIDALVESTLDAFGSIDILVNNAGVMLLEPVERADRENFRQMVEVNLLGLMNLTHAALPVMQEQGAGHIVNISSTAGRNANANSSGYNATKFGVNAFTEALRQEVTTEGVRTTIIEPGAVDTELPDHIPDDEIKEQLEAGLLDSMTPLQSEDIARAITYAVTQPQHVSVNEMLVRPTDQQR
- a CDS encoding HalX domain-containing protein — its product is MTTSPNRLGKPRSVTWSSECQTRERYDETVDDLYRLLQTKAVLENEIAESDLQPNDEYRRLVEQIDDSKNRQMLTLPGSKTMILTRHSVTCELLSDASIAPTRALDDESVTSKPRSKPWE
- a CDS encoding PAS domain S-box protein, with the protein product MTTKNGSADKTPPTQRIYEVMDDDELALEEKQRHVLAIGREYLGVTNGHIQRHPNDSTTDEILVSVGNDSDLLPEGTRLDRDKTYCRHTVQEPSPVAISNAPEQGWQNDPAYKEHDIDCYLGTTMFVRGEVYGTVCFIQRTPREEGFTTEEKLFIELVARLLGREIEAMQLEQRTEEKEALQEELEKTTRGTLELASELEEQYQQLFENAIEGIYTTTATLDEYAMANPAFADLLGYESGEELCAAVDSIEDEVFVDPDTYATYSETLTSVGELDQFEYRVRTADGEIRWVSDSVTALTDDEGAIKGYRGGVIDITDQKKREQNLVRQQQLNTVLLRVFRHNIRNEFNVIRGYTDMIVDQLDDDSIDGSEVISAMDRIVSLAEKATELDVFLGENVERQSFDVMTLIRQVSADIEGEYPAASIEVTGPDEVPISGYQNLKAALHELIENACKHPDAPRVTVSAEVDHGTITLEISDDGPGLPEQEYRVLETGTEEPLIHGEGLGLWMVYWVVTGHGGDIETSVSDEGTTITITLPQSIEGTESDDTNEIVPIRQQSGDLFQRIFEETADTLMIVDDEGQTLRANESTANLFGLPKEKVVGRSFDEFTTDCFEFRDIPRDDRDSGLQRETATLVRPDGSERIVEWTVTHDIVPGLHLIVCRDISEHKEREQELSKLKERYETLLGAAPDPVFVADGETGEVIEVNDAAETLLGMASDKITGSHQSELHPSEQADLYQQLFEEHVQTGGTRRRLPDGSPIDIVTDNGDHVPVEISVETVPLPDGPVTYGIFRDISERIEREEKLAEKTRQLEAIVQNTSEAIYIKDREGYYQFINESGAELFGYTPEEIIGKHDEDLFDAESAADIRADDKQVMESGEEMSAETVRFIDGEEHVFLDNKYPYRDEDGEIIGMIGISPDISERKQYVRELKHRNERFDFASIVSHDLQNPLNVARGERQQAQKECESEHLDAIEHAHERMETLIEDLLTLFRTGQAIGDFEAVTLEALSDECWQNVETTDSEIHTTTDSVLQADRSRLKQLLENLFRNAVEHGGEDVAVTIGDLDSDRGFYVEDDGPGIPEGDRGQLFEPGYTTDQGTGLGLNIVKQIADAHGWQVTVSSGSTGGARFEFTGVEFTDEPHSSSRTADDTQDADPEESDK